The following coding sequences lie in one Lelliottia jeotgali genomic window:
- a CDS encoding Respiratory nitrate reductase gamma chain, translating to MHFLNMFFFDIYPYIAGTVFLVGSWLRYDYGQYTWRAGSSQMLDRKGMNLASNLFHIGILGVIAGHAFGMLTPHWMYEAWLPLDVKQKMAMFGGGAAGLMCLVGGLLLLKRRLFSPRIRATTTAADILVMSVLVIQCALGLATIPFSAQHMDGSEMMKLVGWAQSVVTFHGGASEHLDGVAFIFRMHLVLGMTLFVLFPFSRLVHIWSVPVEYLTRRYQIVRARR from the coding sequence ATGCACTTCCTGAATATGTTCTTCTTCGATATTTATCCGTACATTGCGGGTACTGTGTTCCTGGTAGGCAGCTGGCTGCGTTACGACTACGGCCAGTACACCTGGCGTGCGGGCTCCAGCCAGATGCTGGATCGCAAAGGAATGAACCTGGCCTCTAACCTGTTCCACATCGGGATCCTCGGTGTGATCGCCGGTCATGCCTTCGGGATGCTGACGCCGCACTGGATGTATGAAGCCTGGCTGCCGCTGGACGTGAAACAGAAGATGGCAATGTTTGGTGGCGGTGCTGCGGGCCTGATGTGCCTGGTGGGCGGTCTGCTGTTGCTTAAACGCCGTCTCTTCAGCCCGCGCATTCGTGCAACGACAACGGCGGCGGATATTCTGGTGATGTCGGTGCTGGTTATCCAGTGCGCGCTGGGTCTGGCGACAATTCCTTTCTCTGCTCAACATATGGACGGCAGCGAGATGATGAAACTGGTCGGTTGGGCGCAGTCTGTGGTGACGTTCCACGGCGGGGCTTCTGAGCATCTTGATGGGGTGGCGTTTATTTTCCGCATGCATCTGGTGTTGGGCATGACGTTGTTCGTCCTGTTCCCGTTCTCGCGCCTGGTGCATATCTGGAGCGTGCCGGTCGAGTACCTGACACGCAGATATCAAATCGTCCGCGCGCGTCGCTGA
- a CDS encoding Respiratory nitrate reductase delta chain has protein sequence MIELVIVSRLLEYPDAALWQHQQELFDALASSENLDKEDAQALGIFLRDLLSQDQLDVQSAYSQLFDRGRATSLLLFEHVHGESRDRGQAMVDLMAQYEAHGLQLDSRELPDHLPLYLEYLAQLPREEALGGLQDIAPILALLSARLKQRESRYALLFELLVKLANAAVDSDKVAEKIADEARDDTPQALDAVWEEEQVKFFADQNCGESEISAHQRRFAGAVAPQYLNISNGGQQ, from the coding sequence ATGATTGAACTCGTCATTGTTTCGCGTCTGCTGGAGTACCCTGACGCTGCCCTGTGGCAGCATCAGCAGGAACTCTTCGATGCACTCGCGTCATCTGAAAATCTGGATAAAGAAGATGCGCAGGCGTTAGGCATTTTCCTGCGTGATTTACTCTCTCAGGATCAACTGGATGTACAGTCGGCTTATAGCCAGCTGTTTGACCGGGGCCGTGCAACCTCTTTACTGCTGTTCGAACACGTTCACGGCGAGTCCCGCGATCGCGGTCAGGCGATGGTTGACCTGATGGCGCAGTACGAAGCGCACGGCTTGCAATTAGATAGCCGCGAGCTGCCGGATCATCTGCCGCTGTACCTGGAATATCTGGCACAGCTGCCGCGTGAAGAAGCGCTGGGTGGTTTGCAGGATATCGCGCCGATTCTCGCATTGCTGAGCGCGCGTCTGAAACAGCGTGAAAGCCGCTATGCGCTGCTGTTTGAACTGCTGGTGAAACTGGCGAATGCGGCGGTAGATAGCGACAAAGTGGCCGAGAAAATCGCCGACGAAGCGCGCGATGATACCCCGCAGGCGCTGGATGCGGTCTGGGAAGAAGAGCAGGTGAAATTCTTTGCTGACCAGAATTGCGGTGAGTCCGAAATCTCTGCTCACCAGCGTCGTTTTGCCGGTGCTGTCGCCCCGCAATATTTGAATATCTCTAACGGAGGACAGCAATAA
- a CDS encoding Respiratory nitrate reductase beta chain has translation MKIRSQVGMVLNLDKCIGCHTCSVTCKNVWTSREGTEYAWFNNVETKPGTGFPTDWENQEKWKGGWIRKINGKLVPRMGNKALLLGKIFANPHLPGIDDYYEPFDFDYQNLHNAPEGKHQPIARPRSLITGQRMDKISKGPNWEDDLGGEFEKLSKDQNFENMQKAMYGQFENTFMMYLPRLCEHCLNPACVATCPSGAIYKREEDGIVLIDQDKCRGWRMCITGCPYKKIYFNWKSGKSEKCIFCYPRIEAGMPTVCSESCVGRIRYLGVLLYDADAIETAASTENEKDLYQRQLDVFLDPNDPKVIEQALKDGIPQSVIDSAQQSPVYKMAMDWKLALPLHPEYRTLPMVWYVPPLSPIQSAADAGELGSNGILPDVESLRIPVQYLANLLTAGDTQPVLLALKRMLAMRHFKRAETVDGVIDTSALEEVGLSEAQAQEMYRYLAIANYEDRFVVPSSHREQARDAFPEKSGCGFTFGDGCHGSDTKFNLFNSRRIDAMDVTSKTEPHQ, from the coding sequence ATGAAAATTCGTTCACAAGTCGGCATGGTGCTGAATCTGGATAAATGCATCGGCTGTCATACCTGCTCGGTCACCTGTAAAAATGTCTGGACCAGCCGTGAAGGTACGGAATACGCGTGGTTCAACAACGTTGAAACCAAGCCGGGCACTGGCTTCCCGACCGACTGGGAAAATCAGGAAAAATGGAAGGGCGGCTGGATCCGTAAGATCAACGGCAAACTGGTGCCGCGCATGGGTAACAAAGCGCTGCTGCTGGGGAAAATCTTCGCTAACCCGCATCTGCCGGGCATCGACGATTACTACGAGCCGTTTGATTTTGACTACCAGAACCTGCACAACGCACCGGAAGGGAAACATCAGCCGATTGCGCGCCCGCGCTCGCTGATCACCGGCCAGCGGATGGACAAAATCAGCAAAGGGCCGAACTGGGAAGACGATCTCGGCGGTGAGTTCGAAAAACTGTCGAAAGATCAGAATTTCGAAAACATGCAGAAGGCGATGTACGGCCAGTTCGAAAACACCTTCATGATGTATCTCCCGCGCTTGTGCGAACACTGCCTGAACCCGGCGTGTGTGGCGACCTGTCCGAGCGGAGCCATCTACAAGCGTGAAGAAGACGGCATCGTGCTTATCGATCAGGATAAGTGCCGTGGCTGGCGTATGTGCATCACTGGTTGTCCGTACAAAAAGATCTACTTCAACTGGAAGAGCGGCAAGTCCGAGAAATGCATCTTCTGTTATCCGCGTATCGAAGCGGGTATGCCGACCGTCTGTTCCGAAAGCTGCGTAGGCCGTATTCGTTACCTCGGCGTGCTGCTGTATGACGCGGATGCGATTGAAACCGCAGCGAGCACTGAGAACGAGAAAGATCTCTATCAGCGTCAGCTGGACGTGTTCCTCGATCCAAACGATCCGAAAGTGATTGAGCAGGCGCTGAAAGACGGTATTCCACAGAGCGTGATCGACTCAGCGCAGCAATCTCCGGTCTACAAAATGGCGATGGACTGGAAGCTTGCTCTGCCGCTGCACCCGGAATATCGCACGCTGCCGATGGTCTGGTATGTGCCACCGCTGTCACCAATTCAATCCGCCGCCGATGCGGGTGAACTGGGCAGCAACGGGATTCTGCCGGACGTAGAAAGCCTGCGTATCCCTGTTCAGTATCTGGCCAACCTGCTGACTGCAGGTGACACTCAGCCGGTGCTGCTGGCCCTGAAACGTATGCTGGCGATGCGCCACTTTAAACGCGCGGAAACCGTTGATGGCGTTATCGACACCAGCGCGCTGGAAGAGGTGGGCTTGAGCGAAGCACAGGCGCAGGAAATGTACCGTTACCTGGCGATTGCGAACTACGAAGATCGTTTCGTGGTACCAAGCAGCCACCGTGAGCAGGCTCGCGATGCCTTCCCGGAGAAAAGCGGTTGTGGCTTCACCTTCGGCGACGGTTGCCACGGTTCAGACACCAAATTCAACCTGTTCAACAGCCGTCGTATTGATGCGATGGATGTGACCAGCAAAACGGAGCCGCACCAATGA
- a CDS encoding Respiratory nitrate reductase alpha chain has product MSKFLDRFRYFKQKGETFADGHGQVLETNRDWEDGYRQRWQHDKVVRSTHGVNCTGSCSWKIFVKNGLVTWEMQQTDYPRTRPDMPNHEPRGCPRGASYSWYLYSANRLKYPLMRKRLMKMWREAKVQHSDPVDAWASIIEDADKAKSFKQARGRGGFVRSSWQEVNELIAASNVYTVKTYGPDRVAGFSPIPAMSMVSYASGARYLSLIGGTCLSFYDWYCDLPPASPQTWGEQTDVPESADWYNSSYIIAWGSNVPQTRTPDAHFFTEVRYKGTKTVAVTPDYAEIAKLCDLWLAPKQGTDAAMALAMGHVMLREFHLDKPSQYFTDYVRRYTDMPMLVMLEERDGYYAAGRMLRAADLVDALGQENNPEWKTVACTNDGDMVAPNGSIGFRWGEKGKWNLEQRDGTTGEEAELRLSMLGSQDEIAEVGFPYFGGEGSEHFKKVELENILLHKLPVKRLQLADGSTALVTTVYDLTMANYGLERGLNDENCATSYDDIKAYTPAWAEQVTGVPRAQITRIAREFAENADKTHGRSMIIVGAGLNHWYHLDMNYRGLINMLVFCGCIGQSGGGWAHYVGQEKLRPQTGWQPLAFGLDWQRPARHMNSTSYFYNHSSQWRYETVTAQELLSPMADKSRYTGHLIDFNVRAERMGWLPSAPQLGTNPLRIAEEAKKAGMSPVDYTVKSLKDGSIRFAAEQPENGKNHPRNLFIWRSNLLGSSGKGHEYMLKYLLGTDHGIQGKDLGKQGGVKPEEVEWKDNGLDGKLDLVVTLDFRLSSTCLYSDIVLPTATWYEKDDMNTSDMHPFIHPLSAAVDPAWDSKSDWDIYKGIAKKFSEVCVGHLGVETDVVTLPIQHDSAAELAQPLDVKDWKKGECDLIPGVTAPHIIPVERDYPATYERFTSIGPLMEKIGNGGKGIAWNTQSEMDLLRKLNYTKADGPAKGQPMLNTAIDAAEMILTLAPETNGQVAVKAWAALSEFTGRDHTHLALNKEDEKIRFRDIQAQPRKIISSPTWSGLEDEHVSYNAGYTNVHELIPWRTLTGRQSLYQDHQWMRDFGESLLVYRPPIDTRSVKEVMGEKSNGNPEKALNFLTPHQKWGIHSTYSDNLLMLTLGRGGPIVWMSEVDAKDLGIVDNDWIEVFNSNGALTARAVVSQRVPAGMTMMYHAQERIVNLPGSEITQQRGGIHNSVTRITPKPTHMIGGYAQLAYSFNYYGTVGSNRDEFVVVRKMKNIDWLDGEGNDQVQESVK; this is encoded by the coding sequence ATGAGCAAATTTTTGGACCGGTTTCGCTACTTCAAGCAGAAGGGCGAAACTTTTGCCGATGGGCACGGCCAGGTTCTGGAAACCAACCGGGACTGGGAAGACGGATACCGTCAGCGTTGGCAGCACGATAAAGTCGTCCGTTCTACACACGGTGTAAACTGCACCGGTTCCTGCAGCTGGAAGATCTTCGTTAAGAATGGTCTGGTCACCTGGGAAATGCAGCAGACTGACTACCCGCGTACCCGCCCGGATATGCCAAACCACGAACCGCGCGGCTGTCCGCGTGGCGCGAGCTATTCCTGGTATCTGTACAGCGCCAACCGCCTGAAGTATCCGTTGATGCGCAAACGCCTGATGAAAATGTGGCGCGAAGCGAAAGTGCAGCACAGCGATCCGGTTGATGCCTGGGCCTCCATTATTGAAGACGCGGATAAAGCGAAAAGCTTCAAGCAGGCGCGTGGACGCGGCGGATTTGTCCGTTCATCCTGGCAGGAAGTGAATGAGCTGATTGCGGCGTCTAACGTTTACACCGTCAAAACCTACGGCCCGGACCGCGTGGCAGGCTTCTCGCCAATCCCGGCAATGTCGATGGTCTCCTACGCATCCGGCGCACGCTACCTGTCGCTGATCGGCGGTACTTGCCTGAGCTTCTACGACTGGTACTGTGACTTACCGCCAGCGTCTCCGCAGACCTGGGGCGAGCAGACCGACGTTCCTGAATCCGCTGACTGGTACAACTCCAGCTATATCATCGCCTGGGGCTCAAACGTTCCACAGACCCGTACCCCGGATGCCCACTTCTTCACTGAAGTGCGTTACAAAGGCACCAAAACCGTTGCCGTTACGCCGGACTACGCCGAAATCGCCAAGCTGTGCGATCTGTGGCTGGCGCCGAAGCAGGGTACCGATGCCGCGATGGCGCTGGCGATGGGCCACGTCATGCTGCGTGAATTCCACCTGGATAAACCAAGCCAGTACTTCACCGACTACGTGCGTCGTTATACCGACATGCCAATGCTGGTGATGCTCGAAGAGCGTGACGGCTACTATGCTGCCGGTCGTATGCTGCGTGCGGCGGATCTGGTGGATGCGCTGGGCCAGGAAAACAACCCGGAATGGAAAACGGTCGCCTGCACCAACGATGGTGATATGGTCGCGCCGAACGGCTCTATCGGTTTCCGTTGGGGCGAGAAAGGCAAGTGGAATCTCGAACAGCGCGATGGCACCACCGGCGAAGAGGCCGAGCTGCGTCTTAGCATGTTGGGCAGCCAGGATGAAATAGCGGAAGTCGGTTTCCCGTACTTCGGCGGCGAAGGTTCTGAACACTTCAAGAAAGTGGAGCTGGAAAATATCCTGCTGCACAAACTGCCGGTAAAACGTCTGCAACTGGCCGACGGCTCGACCGCGCTGGTCACCACCGTTTACGATTTGACGATGGCCAACTACGGTCTGGAACGTGGTCTGAACGACGAAAACTGCGCGACCAGCTACGACGACATCAAAGCGTACACCCCGGCGTGGGCAGAGCAGGTGACCGGTGTGCCACGCGCGCAAATCACCCGTATCGCCCGCGAGTTTGCAGAGAACGCAGACAAAACCCACGGTCGTTCGATGATCATCGTCGGTGCGGGCCTGAACCACTGGTATCACCTCGATATGAACTATCGCGGTCTTATCAACATGCTGGTGTTCTGCGGTTGTATCGGCCAGAGCGGCGGCGGTTGGGCGCACTATGTAGGCCAGGAAAAACTGCGTCCGCAGACCGGCTGGCAGCCGCTGGCGTTTGGTCTCGACTGGCAGCGTCCGGCGCGTCATATGAACAGCACCTCCTATTTCTACAACCACTCCAGCCAGTGGCGTTACGAAACCGTCACCGCGCAGGAACTGCTGTCGCCAATGGCGGATAAATCGCGCTACACCGGGCATCTGATCGACTTCAACGTGCGTGCTGAACGCATGGGCTGGCTGCCGTCTGCGCCACAGCTGGGGACCAACCCGCTGCGCATCGCGGAAGAAGCGAAAAAAGCAGGTATGTCACCGGTGGATTACACGGTGAAATCCCTGAAGGATGGCTCGATTCGTTTTGCGGCGGAACAGCCTGAAAACGGCAAAAACCACCCGCGTAACCTGTTCATCTGGCGTTCGAACCTGCTGGGCTCGTCCGGTAAAGGCCACGAATACATGCTCAAATACCTGTTGGGTACAGACCACGGTATTCAGGGCAAAGACCTGGGCAAACAGGGCGGCGTGAAGCCAGAAGAAGTCGAGTGGAAAGACAACGGTCTCGACGGGAAACTGGATCTGGTGGTGACGCTGGACTTCCGTCTGTCCAGTACCTGTCTGTACTCTGACATCGTGCTGCCGACGGCGACCTGGTACGAAAAAGACGACATGAATACCTCGGATATGCATCCGTTTATTCATCCGCTGTCTGCCGCCGTTGACCCAGCGTGGGATTCGAAAAGCGACTGGGATATCTACAAAGGCATCGCGAAGAAATTCTCCGAAGTCTGCGTAGGTCATCTCGGCGTAGAAACCGACGTCGTGACTCTGCCAATCCAGCACGACTCCGCCGCCGAACTGGCGCAGCCGCTGGACGTGAAGGACTGGAAAAAAGGCGAATGCGATCTGATTCCAGGCGTCACTGCACCGCACATCATTCCGGTGGAACGCGATTACCCAGCCACCTACGAGCGCTTTACCTCTATCGGCCCCTTGATGGAGAAAATCGGTAACGGCGGGAAAGGTATCGCCTGGAACACCCAGAGCGAAATGGATCTGCTGCGTAAGCTCAATTACACCAAGGCTGACGGCCCGGCCAAAGGCCAGCCGATGCTGAACACGGCGATTGACGCAGCTGAGATGATCCTGACTCTCGCCCCTGAAACTAACGGCCAGGTGGCAGTGAAAGCCTGGGCGGCGCTCAGCGAATTCACCGGTCGTGACCATACGCATCTGGCGCTGAACAAAGAAGACGAGAAAATTCGCTTCCGCGATATTCAGGCCCAGCCGCGCAAAATTATCTCCAGCCCGACCTGGTCTGGTCTGGAAGATGAACATGTGTCTTACAACGCGGGCTATACCAACGTTCACGAGCTGATCCCGTGGCGCACCCTGACCGGTCGTCAGTCTCTGTATCAGGATCACCAGTGGATGCGTGATTTCGGTGAAAGCCTGCTGGTCTACCGTCCGCCAATCGACACCCGTTCGGTGAAAGAGGTGATGGGCGAGAAATCCAACGGTAACCCGGAAAAAGCGCTTAACTTCCTGACGCCACACCAGAAGTGGGGGATCCACTCCACCTACAGCGACAACCTGCTGATGCTGACCTTAGGTCGCGGCGGGCCAATCGTCTGGATGAGCGAAGTGGACGCTAAGGATCTGGGGATCGTGGATAACGACTGGATTGAAGTGTTCAACAGCAACGGTGCACTGACTGCCCGTGCGGTTGTCAGCCAGCGCGTGCCTGCCGGAATGACCATGATGTACCACGCTCAGGAACGTATCGTGAACCTGCCGGGTTCCGAGATTACTCAGCAGCGCGGCGGTATCCATAACTCGGTCACGCGTATCACGCCGAAACCGACTCACATGATCGGCGGCTATGCGCAACTGGCGTACAGCTTTAACTACTACGGTACGGTCGGCTCTAACCGCGATGAGTTCGTGGTGGTGCGTAAGATGAAGAATATTGACTGGTTAGATGGCGAAGGTAATGACCAGGTACAGGAGAGCGTAAAATGA
- a CDS encoding Nitrate-nitrite transporter, whose protein sequence is MSHSSAQERASGAVITEWHPEDPEFWKQRGQRVASRNLWISVPCLLLAFCVWMLFSAVAVNLPKVGFTFTTDQLFMLTALPALSGALLRVPYAFMVPLFGGRRWTAFSTGIMIIPCVWLGFAVQDTSTPFSVFVTIALLCGFAGANFASSMANISFFFPKQKQGGALGINGGLGNMGVSVMQLIAPLAISMSIFAVFGGTGVEQADGSKLFLENAAWIWVPFLVVFTLAAWFFMNDLSASKASLSEQLPVLKRAHLWIMALLYLATFGSFIGFSAGFAMLSKTQFPEVQILHFAFFGPFIGALARSTGGMISDRLGGTRVTLVNFIMMAVFCALLFLTLPTNGQGGNFIAFFAVFMGLFLTAGLGSASTFQMISVIFRKLTTDRVKAQGGSEEQAMREAATDTAAALGFISAIGAIGGFFIPKSFGISLELTGSPAGAMKVFLVFYIACVFITWLVYGRNTKKNK, encoded by the coding sequence ATGAGTCACTCATCCGCCCAGGAAAGGGCTTCCGGTGCTGTTATAACAGAATGGCATCCGGAAGATCCGGAGTTCTGGAAACAGCGTGGCCAGCGTGTTGCAAGTCGTAATTTATGGATTTCTGTTCCGTGTTTGTTGTTGGCATTCTGTGTCTGGATGCTGTTTAGTGCAGTGGCAGTGAACTTGCCCAAAGTGGGCTTTACCTTTACCACCGACCAGCTGTTTATGCTGACGGCATTACCGGCGCTTTCTGGCGCTTTGCTGCGTGTTCCTTACGCATTTATGGTTCCGTTGTTTGGCGGTCGTCGCTGGACGGCGTTCAGCACCGGTATCATGATCATCCCTTGCGTGTGGCTGGGTTTTGCAGTGCAGGACACCTCTACGCCATTCAGCGTGTTCGTTACCATCGCATTGCTGTGCGGTTTTGCCGGGGCTAACTTTGCTTCCAGCATGGCGAATATCAGCTTCTTCTTCCCGAAACAAAAACAGGGCGGCGCACTGGGTATCAACGGCGGCCTGGGTAACATGGGCGTGAGCGTAATGCAGTTGATCGCACCGCTGGCCATTTCCATGTCTATCTTCGCGGTGTTTGGCGGAACGGGTGTGGAACAAGCCGATGGTTCTAAATTGTTCCTGGAAAACGCGGCCTGGATTTGGGTTCCGTTCCTGGTGGTATTCACCCTGGCGGCCTGGTTCTTTATGAACGATCTGTCGGCGTCTAAAGCGTCCCTGAGCGAGCAGTTGCCGGTTCTGAAACGTGCGCACCTGTGGATCATGGCGCTGCTGTATCTGGCGACGTTCGGCTCGTTTATCGGTTTCTCTGCCGGGTTCGCGATGCTGTCAAAAACCCAGTTCCCGGAAGTGCAGATTTTGCATTTCGCCTTCTTCGGTCCGTTTATCGGTGCACTGGCACGCTCTACCGGCGGGATGATTTCTGACCGTCTGGGCGGGACCCGCGTGACACTGGTGAACTTCATCATGATGGCCGTTTTCTGTGCGCTGCTGTTCCTGACTCTGCCGACTAACGGCCAGGGCGGTAACTTTATCGCCTTCTTCGCTGTCTTCATGGGCCTGTTCCTGACGGCCGGTCTGGGGAGTGCTTCTACCTTCCAGATGATCTCGGTTATCTTCCGTAAGCTGACCACCGATCGTGTGAAAGCGCAGGGCGGGAGCGAAGAACAAGCAATGCGTGAAGCGGCGACAGATACCGCGGCGGCGCTGGGCTTTATCTCAGCGATTGGCGCTATCGGTGGTTTCTTCATTCCAAAATCATTTGGTATCTCCCTGGAGCTGACCGGCTCCCCGGCAGGTGCAATGAAAGTCTTCCTCGTCTTCTACATCGCCTGCGTATTTATTACGTGGCTGGTGTATGGCCGAAATACTAAGAAAAATAAGTAA
- a CDS encoding Nitrate-nitrite sensor protein, with translation MLKRLFSPLTLVNQLALIVMLSTAIGVTGMAISGWLVQGVQGSAHAINKAGSLRMQSYRLLAAVPLTAEDKPLLDEMERTAFSPELEIAAQRDGQTNQLNALQGYWHSRLKPGLQQANSPDTVAGDVVSFVARIDTLVSSFDSSTEMRIERVVMVHRVMAIFMALLLAFTIVWLRARLLHPWKQLLAVARAVTQRDFTQRANISGRNEMAMLGQALNDMSGELAESYAVLEKRVQEKTAGLEQKNEILSFLWQANRRLHSQVPLCERLSPVLNGLQNLTLLHDIELRVYDVEDEENHQEFTCQSDMTCDDKGCHLCPRGLPVAASSGTTLKWRLTDSHTQYGILLATLPTGRHLSHDQQQLVDTLVEQLTATLALDRHQEKQQQLIVMEERATIARELHDSIAQSLSCIKMQVSCLQMQDDALPATSKQLLSQIRNELNTSWVQLRELLTTFRLQLTEPGLRPALESSCHEFSARLGFPVKLDYQLPPRFVPSHQAIHLLQIAREALSNALKHADATAVTVAVTCHDNQVKLTVQDNGCGVPENAERTNHYGLIIMRDRAQSLRGDCQVRRGESGGTEVVVTFIPEKPLITSQGENHD, from the coding sequence ATGTTAAAACGACTCTTCTCCCCGCTGACGCTGGTTAATCAGCTGGCCCTTATCGTTATGCTGTCCACCGCGATTGGTGTGACCGGCATGGCGATCTCTGGTTGGCTGGTGCAGGGCGTACAGGGTAGCGCCCATGCCATCAACAAGGCAGGTTCCCTGCGCATGCAGAGTTATCGCCTGCTGGCAGCTGTCCCGCTGACGGCGGAAGACAAACCGTTGCTCGATGAGATGGAGCGTACCGCATTCAGCCCTGAACTGGAAATCGCCGCCCAGCGCGACGGTCAGACTAACCAGCTTAATGCGCTACAGGGTTACTGGCACAGTCGGCTGAAACCGGGCCTGCAACAGGCGAATAGCCCCGACACAGTCGCCGGTGACGTCGTCAGTTTTGTCGCCCGCATCGATACGCTGGTCTCCTCTTTCGACTCCTCGACCGAAATGCGCATTGAGCGCGTGGTGATGGTCCATCGGGTGATGGCGATTTTTATGGCGCTGCTGCTGGCCTTCACTATCGTCTGGCTCCGCGCCCGCCTGCTGCACCCCTGGAAACAACTGCTGGCCGTGGCCCGTGCGGTGACCCAGCGTGATTTCACCCAGCGGGCGAATATCAGCGGTCGCAATGAAATGGCGATGCTCGGCCAGGCCCTGAATGATATGTCCGGAGAACTCGCCGAAAGCTACGCGGTGCTGGAAAAACGGGTGCAGGAAAAAACCGCCGGTCTGGAGCAAAAGAACGAGATTCTCTCATTTCTGTGGCAGGCCAACCGCCGCCTGCATTCGCAAGTTCCGCTATGCGAGCGTCTTTCACCGGTGCTTAACGGCCTGCAAAATCTGACGCTGCTGCACGATATCGAACTGCGCGTTTACGACGTCGAAGATGAAGAGAATCATCAGGAATTTACCTGTCAGTCAGACATGACCTGTGATGACAAGGGCTGTCACCTCTGTCCGCGCGGCTTGCCTGTAGCCGCCAGCAGTGGCACCACGCTGAAATGGCGCCTGACGGACAGCCACACCCAGTACGGCATTTTACTGGCGACGCTGCCGACCGGTCGTCACTTGAGTCACGATCAACAGCAGTTGGTCGACACCCTGGTGGAGCAGCTCACCGCGACCCTGGCGCTCGATCGTCATCAGGAAAAACAGCAACAGCTGATCGTCATGGAAGAGCGCGCAACCATTGCCCGCGAACTGCATGACTCAATCGCGCAATCGCTCTCCTGTATCAAAATGCAGGTCAGCTGCCTGCAAATGCAGGACGACGCCCTGCCCGCCACCAGCAAACAGCTGTTGAGCCAGATTCGCAACGAGCTGAACACCTCATGGGTGCAGTTGCGCGAACTGCTGACGACTTTCCGCCTGCAGCTCACCGAACCGGGTTTGCGCCCGGCATTAGAATCAAGCTGTCATGAATTTAGCGCCCGACTGGGGTTCCCGGTGAAGCTGGATTACCAGCTCCCACCGCGTTTTGTCCCCTCTCATCAGGCCATTCATCTGTTGCAAATCGCCCGCGAAGCCCTGAGCAATGCGCTCAAACACGCCGATGCGACGGCGGTGACAGTGGCCGTCACCTGTCACGATAACCAGGTGAAACTGACGGTGCAGGATAACGGCTGCGGCGTGCCAGAAAACGCTGAACGAACCAACCACTATGGTTTAATTATTATGCGAGACCGCGCGCAAAGTCTGCGCGGGGATTGCCAGGTTCGCCGGGGAGAGTCTGGCGGCACTGAAGTCGTAGTGACCTTTATTCCCGAAAAGCCTCTAATCACTTCCCAAGGAGAAAACCATGACTAA
- a CDS encoding Nitrate-nitrite response regulator protein produces the protein MTNQEAATILLIDDHPMLRTGVKQLVSMAADITVVGEASNGEQGIELAESLDPDLILLDLNMPGMNGLETLDKLREKSLSGRIVVFSVSNHEEDVVTALKRGADGYLLKDMEPEDLLKALQQAAAGEMVLSEALTPVLAASLRANRATSDRDVTQLTPRERDILKLIAQGLPNKMIARRLDITESTVKVHVKHMLKKMKLKSRVEAAVWVHQERIF, from the coding sequence ATGACTAATCAGGAAGCGGCAACCATCCTGTTAATCGACGATCATCCGATGCTGCGCACCGGCGTTAAACAACTTGTCAGCATGGCGGCAGATATTACCGTGGTGGGAGAAGCCAGCAACGGGGAACAGGGTATTGAACTTGCCGAGTCACTCGATCCTGATTTGATCCTGCTCGATCTCAATATGCCGGGGATGAACGGGCTGGAAACGCTGGATAAGCTGCGCGAAAAATCTCTCTCCGGGCGCATCGTGGTGTTTAGCGTGTCCAACCATGAAGAAGACGTGGTCACCGCGCTGAAACGCGGCGCAGACGGGTATCTGCTCAAAGATATGGAACCGGAAGATCTACTGAAAGCCCTGCAACAGGCCGCCGCTGGTGAAATGGTCCTGAGCGAAGCCTTAACGCCGGTACTCGCCGCCAGTCTGCGCGCCAACCGCGCCACCTCTGACCGCGATGTGACTCAGTTAACCCCGCGCGAGCGCGATATTCTGAAGTTGATTGCCCAGGGACTGCCGAACAAAATGATCGCCCGTCGTCTGGATATCACCGAAAGCACGGTCAAAGTTCACGTCAAACACATGCTCAAGAAGATGAAGCTCAAATCTCGTGTTGAAGCGGCCGTTTGGGTTCACCAGGAGCGTATTTTCTAA